One region of Arcobacter sp. CECT 8983 genomic DNA includes:
- a CDS encoding TSUP family transporter, which translates to MEFLDDITTTWIIIFILTGFIAGYIDAIAGGGGMIQVPVLLLSGIPPIYVLACNKVASVLGVSTATIKYALSKKISWKVVAVAIIPCLIASYIGSSLVMYVPDTIIQWAILLAIPVALFFMLKKSKTIKEEKTQVNNRNIILATAPIGFYDGLLGPGTGTYLTISMKKFLHLDYLVSTASTKPLNFATNVGSVFAFFFAGKILWLVAIPMGLANVAGSYVGSHYAIKGGEEFIKKVLITVLIFMLLANVIKIAVF; encoded by the coding sequence ATGGAATTTTTAGATGATATAACTACCACGTGGATTATAATTTTTATTTTAACAGGTTTTATAGCAGGATATATTGATGCAATTGCAGGTGGTGGTGGAATGATTCAAGTTCCAGTTTTACTATTAAGTGGTATTCCTCCTATTTATGTACTTGCTTGTAATAAAGTAGCTTCTGTATTAGGTGTTAGTACAGCTACTATTAAATACGCACTTAGTAAAAAAATATCATGGAAAGTTGTAGCAGTTGCAATTATTCCTTGTCTTATAGCTTCATATATTGGAAGTTCATTAGTTATGTATGTTCCTGATACTATTATTCAATGGGCTATTTTATTAGCAATTCCTGTAGCACTTTTTTTTATGTTAAAAAAGAGCAAAACAATAAAAGAAGAGAAAACACAAGTAAATAATAGAAATATAATACTTGCTACTGCTCCAATAGGTTTTTATGATGGATTACTTGGACCTGGAACAGGAACTTATCTTACTATCTCTATGAAAAAGTTTTTACATCTTGATTATTTAGTTTCTACTGCTTCTACAAAACCTTTAAATTTTGCTACAAATGTGGGTTCTGTATTTGCTTTTTTCTTTGCAGGTAAGATTCTTTGGTTAGTAGCTATTCCTATGGGATTAGCAAATGTTGCTGGTTCTTATGTTGGAAGTCACTATGCAATTAAAGGTGGAGAAGAGTTTATTAAAAAAGTACTAATAACTGTACTTATTTTTATGCTTTTAGCAAATGTGATTAAGATAGCAGTTTTTTAA
- a CDS encoding methylated-DNA--[protein]-cysteine S-methyltransferase, with protein sequence MEDKLLEKNENYKKIEEVIKYIDENFKDQPSIDTIAKYIGMSKYHLIRVFKEYVGVTPIQFLQSVTLNYAKEHLKESKSILDSALDIGLSSSSRLHDLFVNIIGVTPKEYKSLGENVQITYGYGNTPFGNALVAITKRGICYLGFYDEASKESVYKRFKEVWAKADLKEDNKKADEVLNSIFIKKDKKFNLYVKGTNFQINVWKALINIPDGSIATYSDVAKYLNKPKSVRAVASAIGSNPIGFLIPCHRVLGKSGAMTGYRWGIERKKILVAYEALKNKND encoded by the coding sequence ATGGAAGATAAACTTTTAGAGAAAAATGAAAATTATAAAAAAATCGAAGAAGTAATAAAATATATTGATGAGAACTTCAAAGACCAACCCTCAATAGACACAATCGCAAAATATATTGGTATGAGTAAATATCATCTTATTAGAGTATTTAAAGAGTATGTTGGTGTAACTCCTATACAATTTTTGCAATCTGTAACATTAAACTATGCAAAAGAGCATTTAAAAGAATCAAAATCTATTTTAGATAGTGCTTTAGATATTGGATTATCCAGTTCTAGTAGGCTTCATGATTTATTTGTAAATATTATTGGAGTAACTCCAAAAGAGTACAAAAGTCTAGGTGAAAATGTACAAATAACTTATGGATATGGAAATACTCCCTTTGGAAATGCATTAGTTGCAATTACTAAAAGAGGAATTTGCTATTTAGGTTTTTATGATGAAGCTTCAAAAGAATCTGTTTACAAAAGATTTAAAGAAGTATGGGCAAAAGCAGATTTAAAAGAAGATAATAAAAAAGCAGATGAAGTTTTAAATAGTATTTTTATCAAAAAAGATAAAAAATTCAACCTTTATGTAAAAGGTACAAACTTCCAAATCAATGTTTGGAAAGCTTTAATCAATATTCCTGATGGTTCTATTGCTACATATTCTGATGTTGCAAAATATCTTAATAAACCAAAATCAGTAAGAGCAGTTGCTAGTGCTATTGGTTCAAACCCTATTGGTTTTTTAATTCCTTGTCATAGAGTTTTAGGTAAAAGTGGTGCTATGACTGGATATAGATGGGGAATAGAAAGAAAGAAAATTCTTGTAGCCTATGAAGCTTTAAAAAATAAAAATGATTAA
- a CDS encoding serine hydroxymethyltransferase, whose protein sequence is MSYITEARLEQADKEIFDIVEAELERQTTHLEMIASENFTSPAVMETMGSVFTNKYAEGYPYKRYYGGCEFADKAEQLAIDRACEIFGCSYANVQPHSGSQANGAVYAALLKAGDKILGMDLSHGGHLTHGSKPSFSGKNYQAFYYGVELDGRINYDRVLDIAKIVQPKIIVCGASAYAREIDFKRFREIADEVGAYLFADIAHIAGLVAAGEHMSPFPYADVVTSTTHKTLRGPRGGIILSNDEDIAKKINSAIFPGLQGGPLVHVIAAKAVAFKEILDPSWKDYAKQVKANAKKLGEVLVARGYDIVSGGTDNHLVLVSFLNKDFSGKDADAALQNAGITVNKNTVPGETRSPFVTSGVRIGSPALTARGMKEKEFEFIANKIADILDDINNTDLQEQIKGELKELASNFVIYNQSTY, encoded by the coding sequence ATGAGCTACATAACAGAAGCAAGATTAGAACAAGCAGATAAAGAGATTTTTGATATAGTAGAAGCAGAATTAGAAAGACAAACAACACACTTAGAGATGATTGCAAGTGAAAACTTTACATCACCAGCAGTAATGGAAACAATGGGTTCTGTATTTACAAACAAATATGCAGAGGGTTATCCATATAAAAGATATTATGGTGGATGTGAGTTTGCTGACAAAGCTGAGCAATTAGCTATTGACAGAGCTTGTGAAATCTTTGGATGTTCTTATGCAAATGTTCAACCACATTCAGGGAGCCAAGCTAATGGTGCTGTATATGCAGCATTATTAAAAGCTGGTGATAAAATCTTAGGTATGGATTTATCTCATGGTGGACATTTAACTCATGGTTCAAAGCCTAGTTTCTCTGGAAAGAACTATCAAGCATTTTATTATGGTGTAGAATTAGATGGAAGAATCAACTATGATAGAGTTTTAGATATTGCTAAAATTGTTCAACCAAAAATCATTGTATGTGGTGCTTCAGCTTATGCAAGAGAGATTGACTTCAAAAGATTTAGAGAAATAGCTGATGAAGTAGGAGCTTATCTTTTTGCTGATATTGCACATATTGCAGGTTTAGTTGCTGCAGGTGAGCATATGAGTCCATTCCCTTATGCAGATGTAGTTACATCAACTACTCATAAGACTTTAAGAGGACCAAGAGGTGGTATCATTTTATCAAATGATGAAGATATTGCTAAGAAAATTAATTCTGCTATTTTCCCAGGTTTACAAGGTGGACCGTTAGTTCATGTAATAGCTGCAAAAGCAGTTGCATTTAAAGAGATTTTAGATCCTTCTTGGAAAGATTATGCAAAACAAGTAAAAGCAAATGCTAAAAAACTTGGTGAAGTATTAGTAGCAAGAGGATATGATATTGTTTCTGGTGGAACAGATAATCACTTAGTATTAGTATCATTTTTAAATAAAGATTTTTCTGGTAAAGATGCAGATGCAGCTTTACAAAATGCAGGTATAACTGTAAATAAAAATACAGTACCAGGAGAAACAAGAAGCCCATTTGTTACAAGTGGTGTAAGAATTGGATCACCAGCACTTACTGCAAGAGGAATGAAAGAGAAAGAGTTTGAATTCATTGCTAATAAAATTGCTGATATTTTAGATGATATTAACAATACAGATTTACAAGAACAAATTAAAGGTGAGCTTAAAGAGTTAGCTTCTAATTTTGTTATTTACAATCAATCAACTTATTAA
- a CDS encoding valine--tRNA ligase codes for MSGKYEPSKVEDNYYKICEDRGYFEIDGNKDIQKEGKNFSIMMPPPNVTGSLHIGHALTFTLQDIITRYKRMDGYKTLWQPGTDHAGIATQNVVEKQLLAEGTTKEEIGREKFLERAWQQKENSGGNIVHQMRKLGVTPAWSRERFTMDEGLKEAVKEAFVSLYNDGFITQNNYMVNWCTHDGALSDIEVEHEEVNGKFYHMIYKFADGSGEVQVATTRPETYFGDTAIMVHPDDERYTNIVGKEVLLPLTDRKIKVITDSHVDMEFGTGVVKVTPAHDQNDYEVGKKHDLEFIKVFDEKGILNEYCGEFAGLERLEAREPIVKKLQDEGYIVKIDEHTHQVGHCYRCKNIVEPFISQQWFLSEKVAKSSIEKTKAHNNFHPAHWINSYTAWMDELRPWCISRQLWWGHRIPVFTCESCNHQWADKLDEPEACPKCGNKHYTQDPDVLDTWFSSALWAMSPLGWGNNGKLPELYNLEQDMKDFYPNSLLITGFDIMFFWVARMMMMGDHFQGELPFKDIYMHALVRDEHGAKMSKSKGNVIDPLDMVEEHSADIIRFTLAYLAIQGRDIKLGAKNLEQFRNFTNKLYNAANFLTLNVDTFEDLKDIEIKTALGKYMQSRLSHAVEDVREALEAFKFNEAASILYKFVWTEFCDWGIEYSKASKESISELGAIFKETLKLVSPFMPFISDYLYHKLSGTSLEDGASSLMITSFPKEIAQDKETEAMFAIIEEAITALRRAKVIIDMGNSKIAKAYIKLDTKIDTQLAKPFIEKLAKVEDIEFVEAKVENSITDVSDNLEVYLPTSEIDMSPIIDKLTKQKEKVEKEVAKLNGMLSNERFVANAPEAVVAENKQALEDAKTKLEKIENELKAIS; via the coding sequence ATGAGCGGAAAATACGAACCATCAAAAGTAGAAGATAACTATTACAAAATCTGTGAAGATAGAGGTTATTTTGAAATTGACGGAAACAAAGATATCCAAAAAGAGGGAAAAAACTTTTCAATTATGATGCCTCCTCCAAATGTAACTGGTAGCTTACATATTGGACATGCCCTTACATTTACACTGCAAGATATTATTACTAGATATAAAAGAATGGATGGGTATAAAACTTTATGGCAACCTGGAACAGACCACGCTGGTATCGCAACACAAAATGTTGTTGAAAAACAACTTTTAGCTGAAGGTACAACAAAAGAAGAAATTGGTAGAGAAAAGTTTCTTGAAAGAGCTTGGCAACAAAAAGAAAATTCAGGTGGAAATATTGTTCACCAAATGAGAAAACTTGGTGTTACTCCTGCATGGTCAAGGGAAAGATTCACTATGGATGAAGGGCTAAAAGAAGCAGTTAAAGAAGCTTTTGTAAGTCTTTACAATGATGGATTTATCACTCAAAACAACTACATGGTAAACTGGTGTACGCATGATGGTGCATTATCAGATATTGAAGTTGAACATGAAGAAGTAAATGGTAAGTTTTATCATATGATTTATAAGTTTGCTGATGGAAGTGGTGAAGTACAAGTTGCAACTACTAGACCTGAAACTTATTTTGGGGATACTGCTATTATGGTTCACCCTGATGATGAAAGATATACTAATATTGTAGGGAAAGAAGTACTACTTCCTTTAACTGACAGAAAAATCAAAGTTATTACTGATTCTCATGTTGATATGGAATTTGGAACAGGTGTTGTAAAAGTAACTCCTGCACATGATCAAAATGACTACGAAGTTGGTAAAAAACATGATTTAGAGTTTATTAAAGTATTTGATGAAAAAGGTATTTTAAACGAGTACTGTGGAGAATTTGCAGGACTTGAAAGACTAGAAGCTAGAGAACCTATTGTTAAAAAACTTCAAGATGAAGGTTATATCGTAAAAATAGATGAACATACTCACCAAGTAGGTCACTGTTATAGATGTAAAAATATTGTGGAACCATTTATTTCTCAACAATGGTTCCTAAGTGAAAAAGTAGCAAAATCTTCAATTGAAAAAACTAAAGCACATAATAACTTCCACCCTGCTCACTGGATTAACTCATATACAGCATGGATGGATGAATTAAGACCTTGGTGTATTTCAAGACAACTTTGGTGGGGACATAGAATTCCAGTATTTACTTGCGAATCTTGTAATCACCAATGGGCAGATAAGCTAGATGAGCCTGAAGCTTGTCCAAAATGTGGAAATAAACACTATACTCAAGACCCAGATGTATTAGATACTTGGTTCTCTTCTGCATTATGGGCTATGTCACCATTAGGTTGGGGAAATAATGGAAAACTTCCTGAGCTTTATAATTTAGAGCAAGATATGAAAGACTTCTATCCAAACTCTTTATTAATCACAGGTTTTGATATTATGTTCTTCTGGGTTGCTAGAATGATGATGATGGGTGATCACTTCCAAGGAGAATTACCATTTAAAGATATCTATATGCATGCACTTGTAAGAGATGAACATGGTGCAAAAATGTCTAAATCAAAAGGAAATGTAATCGACCCACTTGATATGGTTGAAGAACATTCTGCTGATATTATTAGATTTACACTTGCATATCTAGCAATTCAAGGAAGAGATATTAAACTTGGAGCTAAAAACTTAGAACAGTTTAGAAACTTTACAAATAAACTTTATAATGCAGCTAATTTCTTAACTTTAAATGTAGATACATTTGAAGATTTAAAAGATATTGAGATTAAAACAGCACTAGGTAAATATATGCAATCAAGACTTTCTCATGCAGTTGAAGATGTAAGAGAAGCACTTGAAGCATTTAAATTCAATGAAGCAGCATCTATTTTATATAAATTTGTATGGACAGAATTCTGTGATTGGGGTATTGAGTACTCTAAAGCTAGTAAAGAGTCTATTTCTGAGCTTGGCGCTATTTTCAAAGAGACACTTAAATTAGTATCTCCATTTATGCCATTTATTTCTGATTACTTATATCACAAATTATCAGGAACATCTTTAGAAGATGGTGCGTCTTCATTAATGATTACTTCATTCCCTAAAGAGATTGCACAAGATAAAGAGACTGAAGCAATGTTTGCAATTATTGAAGAAGCGATTACAGCACTTAGACGTGCAAAAGTTATTATTGATATGGGTAACTCAAAAATTGCTAAGGCATATATCAAATTAGATACTAAAATTGATACACAATTAGCAAAACCATTTATTGAAAAACTTGCAAAAGTTGAAGATATTGAGTTTGTTGAAGCAAAAGTTGAAAACTCTATTACAGATGTATCTGATAATTTAGAAGTTTACTTACCAACTAGCGAAATTGATATGAGTCCAATCATTGATAAACTAACTAAACAAAAAGAGAAAGTAGAAAAAGAAGTTGCAAAACTGAATGGAATGCTTTCAAATGAAAGATTTGTAGCAAATGCACCAGAAGCAGTTGTTGCTGAAAATAAACAAGCATTAGAAGATGCCAAAACAAAACTAGAGAAAATTGAAAATGAATTAAAGGCTATTTCATAA
- a CDS encoding ATP-dependent helicase has product MPLSNLNKEQLEAATCEKGFNLIIASAGTGKTSTIVGRIANLINNGVQPEEILLLTFTNKAAAEMVARVAKFFGKDMAAKIMAGTFHSVSYKLLKKLNKNITLKQPNELKTLFRSLYEKRVFYEREDGVNPYDGGYLYDMYSLYLNSNEGEGFEEWIKNKNPDHEIYTPIYDDVVLEFNELKTKYGYANFDDLLTIMLDTLKEEEFDFKEILVDEYQDTNPLQGRLLDAFKPKSLFCVGDYDQSIYAFNGSDIGIISTFDTRYKGSNVYTLRKNYRSSRPILDLATKVIEHNERIYEKQLQVMRTDISIPPKLLEFTELFSQYHHISEKISQSSTPHSDIAIIFRNNSSADGIEANLREYGIPAKRKGGMSFFDSVEIKFVLDILVMQLSHNDMMAFIHVLEHGKGIGKAIAKDIFDALVKLGNGDVFKGLFTPDSSIKNPYQSNRVKNIQLGLFDDFIELGSVSKFKDCGFEEAFLSNAILKHPKLSVDGAKYLYDFYLLVKMIRRTKVPESLVSSVTSSMMYSRLKETLATKRATQKDGTVNMVQKTKAHAKINRKVMLLKNLARNFQDLSKFVNSMILGGGEMSEGEGVNLLSVHASKGLEFKEVFVIDLMDGRFPNRKLMSKGGSLEEERRLFYVAVTRAKDVLYLSFAKYDKIKKLDFVHSPFLKEAGLIKKESPED; this is encoded by the coding sequence ATGCCTCTATCAAATTTAAATAAAGAACAACTCGAAGCTGCAACTTGTGAAAAAGGTTTTAACCTTATCATTGCTAGTGCAGGAACAGGGAAAACATCAACTATTGTTGGAAGAATTGCAAATCTTATTAACAATGGTGTACAACCTGAAGAAATTTTACTATTAACTTTTACAAATAAAGCTGCTGCTGAAATGGTAGCTAGGGTTGCCAAATTTTTTGGAAAAGATATGGCTGCAAAAATCATGGCAGGAACCTTTCACTCTGTTTCATATAAACTTTTAAAAAAACTAAATAAAAATATTACCCTAAAACAACCAAATGAGCTAAAAACACTTTTTAGGTCTTTATATGAAAAAAGAGTTTTTTATGAAAGAGAAGATGGAGTAAACCCATATGATGGTGGATATCTTTATGATATGTATTCACTATATCTTAACTCAAATGAGGGAGAAGGGTTTGAAGAATGGATAAAAAATAAAAATCCTGATCATGAGATTTATACTCCTATTTATGATGATGTTGTACTAGAATTCAATGAGCTAAAAACAAAATATGGTTATGCAAATTTTGATGACCTACTTACTATTATGCTTGACACTTTAAAAGAAGAAGAGTTTGATTTTAAAGAGATTTTAGTTGATGAATATCAAGATACAAATCCTTTACAAGGAAGACTTCTTGATGCTTTTAAACCTAAATCACTATTTTGTGTAGGTGATTATGACCAAAGTATTTATGCTTTTAATGGTTCAGATATAGGAATTATCTCAACTTTTGATACAAGATACAAAGGTTCAAATGTTTATACACTAAGAAAAAATTATCGTTCAAGCAGACCTATTTTAGACCTTGCTACAAAGGTTATTGAACATAATGAAAGAATCTATGAGAAGCAGCTTCAAGTTATGAGAACTGATATTTCTATTCCCCCAAAGCTGTTAGAATTTACTGAACTATTTTCTCAATATCATCACATATCTGAAAAGATTTCTCAAAGTTCGACACCTCACAGTGATATAGCCATTATCTTTAGAAACAACTCAAGTGCAGATGGAATTGAAGCAAACTTAAGGGAGTATGGAATTCCAGCAAAAAGAAAAGGTGGAATGTCATTTTTTGACTCTGTTGAGATAAAATTTGTTCTTGATATTTTAGTTATGCAACTGTCTCACAATGATATGATGGCATTTATTCACGTACTTGAACATGGAAAAGGTATTGGAAAAGCTATTGCTAAAGATATTTTTGATGCCTTAGTAAAACTAGGTAATGGAGATGTGTTTAAAGGTTTATTTACACCTGATTCAAGCATAAAAAATCCATATCAATCAAATAGAGTTAAAAATATACAATTAGGTCTATTTGATGATTTTATTGAATTAGGAAGTGTTTCTAAATTTAAAGATTGTGGCTTTGAAGAAGCCTTTTTATCTAATGCTATTTTAAAACACCCTAAACTATCAGTTGATGGAGCAAAATATCTTTATGATTTTTATTTACTTGTAAAAATGATTAGAAGAACTAAAGTTCCAGAATCACTTGTTTCTTCTGTGACTTCATCTATGATGTACTCAAGATTAAAAGAGACATTAGCTACAAAAAGAGCTACACAAAAAGATGGTACTGTTAATATGGTACAAAAAACAAAAGCCCATGCTAAAATCAATAGAAAAGTAATGCTTCTAAAAAATCTAGCTAGAAACTTTCAAGACCTTTCAAAGTTTGTAAACTCAATGATTCTAGGTGGTGGAGAGATGAGTGAAGGAGAAGGAGTAAATCTTCTTTCTGTTCACGCAAGTAAAGGCTTAGAGTTTAAAGAAGTTTTTGTGATTGACCTTATGGATGGAAGATTCCCAAATAGAAAACTTATGAGTAAAGGTGGAAGTTTAGAAGAAGAAAGAAGACTTTTCTATGTTGCTGTAACAAGAGCAAAAGATGTACTTTATCTTAGTTTTGCTAAATATGATAAAATCAAAAAATTAGATTTTGTGCACTCTCCTTTTTTAAAAGAAGCTGGATTAATAAAAAAAGAGTCACCGGAAGATTGA
- a CDS encoding thiamine-phosphate kinase, with translation MNKEDFFIKQFVNNTKLIGDDGAVIGKWVYSNDAFFENVHFKKEWMSLEQIAQKAMLVNISDAIAMNAKPKYALLTVAIPKEYNTKDLKELAKGFKKVAKEFDIEIIGGDTISNTKLDISITIISKTKKPILRSGIKKDDLLCYTGTLGSSKRDLEKLLNGKKVSKKSKFIKPRLNAEFFYKVAKYINASMDISDGLFFELERMSKLSCVGFEFFEKIDKDIGCSGEEYELLFSFDKKYKEKIEKLAKKYDVPLNIFAKAVKGKYKCECANHHFED, from the coding sequence ATGAATAAAGAAGATTTTTTTATAAAACAATTTGTTAATAATACAAAACTTATTGGTGATGATGGTGCAGTAATAGGTAAATGGGTTTATAGCAATGATGCATTTTTTGAGAATGTTCACTTTAAAAAAGAGTGGATGAGTTTAGAACAAATTGCTCAAAAAGCAATGTTAGTAAATATCTCAGATGCAATTGCAATGAATGCTAAACCAAAATATGCACTGTTAACTGTAGCAATTCCCAAAGAATACAATACAAAAGATTTAAAAGAATTAGCAAAAGGCTTTAAAAAAGTTGCAAAAGAGTTTGATATAGAAATTATTGGTGGAGATACAATCTCAAATACTAAGCTAGATATTTCAATAACAATTATTTCTAAAACAAAAAAACCAATTTTAAGAAGTGGAATAAAAAAAGATGATTTACTTTGTTATACAGGTACATTAGGCTCATCTAAAAGAGATTTAGAAAAGCTATTAAATGGCAAAAAAGTATCAAAGAAATCAAAATTTATAAAACCAAGACTTAATGCAGAGTTTTTTTATAAAGTTGCAAAATATATAAATGCCTCTATGGATATTTCTGATGGATTATTTTTTGAACTTGAAAGAATGTCGAAACTTAGTTGTGTAGGATTTGAGTTTTTTGAAAAAATTGATAAAGATATAGGTTGTTCAGGGGAAGAGTATGAATTACTTTTCTCTTTTGATAAAAAATATAAAGAAAAAATAGAGAAATTAGCAAAAAAATATGATGTGCCATTAAATATATTTGCCAAAGCAGTTAAGGGTAAATATAAATGTGAGTGTGCAAATCATCATTTTGAAGATTAA
- the truD gene encoding tRNA pseudouridine(13) synthase TruD — MQELQRYLNHSKIDVVFKQNKDDFVVTEIPLYEFSGEGEHLIIKFRKKDLTTWDAVRIFSEHLGCKGRDIGYAGLKDKNAMTVQHISIPKQYEEKLNDFNHEQIKVLEVTKHNNKIRVGHLKGNKFFIRLKRVNLVDAKKIEQAVQSIATFGMPNYFGFQRFGIEGDNYKKGEAIVKGELREKNRKLKQMFINSYQSYLFNNWLSKRIEVSKLVDLFKPEEIYEKLELPLDVVKEMKKQEHPFKLIPGDLMSHYPYGKIFHVENLSEEAEKFFARDRVATGLLCGKRVKKADGLALNIEKDFDVEIKEDGARRFAWIFPEEIETNFKEEKNWMELQFSLPKGSYATEFIAEVIH, encoded by the coding sequence TTGCAAGAGTTACAAAGGTATTTAAACCATTCAAAAATAGATGTTGTATTTAAACAAAACAAAGATGATTTTGTAGTAACAGAAATACCTCTTTATGAATTTAGTGGAGAAGGTGAACACTTAATTATAAAGTTTAGAAAAAAAGATTTAACAACATGGGATGCAGTTAGAATATTTTCAGAGCATTTAGGATGTAAAGGAAGAGATATAGGTTATGCAGGATTAAAAGATAAAAATGCAATGACAGTACAACATATTTCTATACCAAAGCAGTATGAAGAGAAGTTAAATGATTTTAACCATGAACAGATAAAAGTATTAGAAGTAACAAAACATAATAATAAAATAAGAGTAGGGCACTTAAAGGGAAATAAATTCTTTATTAGATTAAAAAGAGTAAATCTAGTTGATGCTAAAAAGATAGAACAAGCAGTTCAAAGTATTGCAACTTTTGGTATGCCAAACTATTTTGGATTTCAAAGATTTGGAATAGAAGGTGATAACTATAAAAAAGGTGAAGCAATAGTAAAAGGTGAATTAAGAGAAAAAAATAGAAAACTAAAACAGATGTTTATAAACTCTTATCAAAGTTATCTTTTCAATAATTGGCTTTCAAAAAGAATAGAAGTTTCAAAACTTGTTGATTTATTTAAACCTGAAGAGATTTATGAAAAACTTGAATTACCATTAGATGTAGTTAAAGAGATGAAAAAACAAGAACATCCTTTCAAGCTTATTCCTGGTGACTTAATGAGTCATTATCCTTATGGAAAAATTTTCCATGTGGAAAACTTAAGTGAAGAGGCTGAAAAGTTCTTTGCAAGAGATAGAGTTGCTACTGGTCTTCTTTGTGGAAAAAGAGTTAAAAAAGCAGATGGTTTAGCACTAAATATTGAAAAAGATTTTGATGTTGAAATCAAAGAAGATGGAGCTAGAAGATTTGCTTGGATTTTTCCTGAAGAGATTGAAACAAACTTCAAAGAAGAGAAAAATTGGATGGAGTTACAATTTTCACTTCCTAAAGGTTCTTATGCAACTGAATTTATTGCTGAGGTAATTCATTAA